GCCTGGTCCAGATGGGCGCGCCAGGCGGCGTTGCTGGACATCCACAGCCAGACCGCCGCCCCGCCCGCCAGCATCGCCAGGACCACCCACAGGCTGGCCAGCATCCGCAGGCTACGGCGCATCGCGCGCGACCTCGGCCGTCCAGACATAGCCGGTGCCGCGTTCGGTGCGGATCAGCGCGGGGTCGGTCTTTTGCCGCAGGCGCGTCACCAGCATGTCGATTGCGCGCCCGCCCGATGCGGCGCCCGCGGGCGAATCGCCGTCATCCATCACGGCCGCGATCTCGTCCCGGGTCAGGGGGACCAGCGGATTGGCCAGAAAGACCCGCAGCAAGGCGGTTTCCCGCGCCGACAGGCTGACCTGCCAGCCGCCGGGGGCGGTCACCTCGTCATGGCGCGCGTCATAGCGCCAGCCGCCGAAGCGCATCACCCCGTCGCGGCGGCGATGCGACAGGCTGGGGGCGCGACCCGCCCGGCGCAGCACCGCGCGGATGCGGGCCAAGGCCAGGTCGGGGTTGAAGGGCTTGGCGATGTAGTCGTCCGCGCCGACCTCGTATCCGGCCATG
Above is a genomic segment from Paracoccus aestuarii containing:
- a CDS encoding response regulator transcription factor, encoding MSLHRILLVEDDADMAAMLAAYLQRHGLHVTCADSRASALAALASGRVDLILLDVSLGADDGVAICAEIRRAMDVPIIMVSALSADHQRMAGYEVGADDYIAKPFNPDLALARIRAVLRRAGRAPSLSHRRRDGVMRFGGWRYDARHDEVTAPGGWQVSLSARETALLRVFLANPLVPLTRDEIAAVMDDGDSPAGAASGGRAIDMLVTRLRQKTDPALIRTERGTGYVWTAEVARDAP